One genomic region from Anopheles bellator chromosome 2, idAnoBellAS_SP24_06.2, whole genome shotgun sequence encodes:
- the LOC131212822 gene encoding uncharacterized protein LOC131212822 — translation MEFSDLPNEILGKIFALLPVDELVTISLVCTAWRDLIRTFILPKHAVLHVRPVHPVTHQFVAMEKVLAEQCARPFPCSHLKLTLPNGDLLRSDEFQQYFRQQGCALKSLSLQVTELSTELLEVFPTLYSLEKLSVTSESESAYGALPTNMETALRSLKGLKHLNLHLAGYSILRSLPFLNDAPLVSLVFERFEMELHHLKLLLNGHQGTVRELTVRVDELKPLLVLLNSYDQLRLTKLNLKSSGNEDDFSDALIRLYENQPQLRSLTIGSELSLRAVEALPKKLPVLQELDIIAESVNNCSAFAELRHLRRLTLCLYDVRAWDETVAIESVTELSLAVTFPLISPAIFCSFPNLHRLYLEDVDDETLMRDIIVVRTLMEQMRRVRVLDLENFVFREREILNDGVLRFDEMDQLQCLKYSCRDMSDASLLTFTLPNLRELCLTHCPHVTFQGISFLVRNCPLIERLHLESNKRTLQDDGLGLIARKLTHLRRLVVVNLRALTNVSVDAIIENCFYLQDLTISHCVGITLDKAEAIAKLTAVTSLKNLVYN, via the exons ATGGAATTTTCGGACCTTCCTAATGAG ATTTTAGGTAAAATCTTCGCCTTGCTGCCGGTGGACGAGCTGGTAACGATTTCACTCGTCTGCACCGCTTGGAGAGACCTGATCCGTACGTTCATTCTGCCGAAGCATGCCGTCCTCCACGTTCGGCCAGTTCATCCCGTTACCCATCAATTCGTCGCGATGGAGAAGGTCCTGGCGGAGCAGTGTGCTAGGCCGTTTCCCTGCTCCCACTTGAAGCTAACCCTTCCCAACGGAGATCTGCTTCGATCGGACGAGTTTCAGCAGTACTTCCGGCAGCAAGGATGCGCCCTTAAATCGCTGTCCCTCCAGGTGACAGAGCTGAGCACGGAACTGCTGGAAGTATTCCCCACGCTGTACAGCCTGGAGAAGCTGAGCGTTACGAGTGAATCGGAATCGGCGTACGGTGCACTTCCGACCAACATGGAAACGGCACTCCGTTCCCTAAAGGGTCTCAAGCATCTAAACCTCCACCTCGCTGGCTACTCTATCTTGCGTAGTCTCCCGTTCCTGAACGATGCCCCGTTAGTGTCGCTGGTGTTCGAACGGTTCGAAATGGAACTTCACCATCtaaagctgctgctgaatggtCACCAGGGAACGGTGCGTGAGCTGACCGTGCGGGTCGATGAGCTGAAACCTCTGTTGGTGCTTCTGAACTCTTACGATCAGTTGCGGTTGACCAAGCTGAACCTGAAATCGTCCGGCAACGAGGATGACTTCTCCGATGCGCTGATACGGCTGTACGAGAATCAACCGCAGCTCCGCTCGCTAACGATCGGTTCGGAGCTTTCGCTACGAGCCGTCGAGGCGTTGCCAAAGAAGTTGCCCGTCCTGCAGGAGCTGGACATTATTGCCGAGAGTGTCAACAACTGCAGTGCGTTTGCCGAGTTGCGCCACCTGCGCCGACTAACCCTGTGTCTGTATGATGTGCGCGCCTGGGACGAAACGGTGGCGATCGAGAGCGTTACCGAGCTCTCGTTGGCCGTAACGTTCCCACTCATTTCGCCGGCCATCTTTTGCTCCTTCCCGAACCTGCACCGGCTGTACTTGGAGGACGTGGACGACGAGACGCTGATGCGGGACATCATCGTAGTGCGCACGCTGATGGAGCAGATGCGTCGGGTCCGGGTTCTCGATCTAGAAAACTTTGTTTTCCGCGAACGCGAGATACTGAACGACGGTGTGCTTCGGTTCGATGAAATGGATCAATTGCAGTGTCTAAAGTATAGCTGCCGCGATATGTCCGATGCCTCGCTGCTAACGTTCACGCTACCGAATCTTCGCGAGCTTTGCCTGACGCACTGCCCACACGTGACGTTCCAGGGCATTTCGTTCCTGGTGCGCAACTGTCCGCTGATCGAGCGCTTGCATTTGGAATCGAACAAACGGACACTGCAGGATGATGGCCTAGGGTTGATCGCACGGAAGTTGACCCACCTGCGACGGTTGGTCGTGGTCAACCTGCGCGCTTTGACGAACGTTTCCGTTGATGCAATCATCGAGAACTGCTTCTACCTGCAG GACTTGACCATATCGCACTGTGTGGGAATCACGCTCGATAAGGCGGAAGCTATCGCTAAGCTAACCGCCGTGACGTCATTGAAAAACTTAGTCTATAACTGA